From Impatiens glandulifera chromosome 7, dImpGla2.1, whole genome shotgun sequence:
ggtaattaataattagttattatataatgtttatgAAAGAAACCAGCCATCCATCTTATGGACTTGTTTGTGCATGTTTTtgtatttgttaatgttttttttttttcattttcattgttcGAAATGGCGGAGATCTTAGTATGAAACGTCTAACTCGGTTCAAATATTGTAAAAAGTTAAGATGTAAAAGTTTCTAGCCAagataatgtaatatatattttttgtgaaaatagtCCATGCAAAATGATATAATTGAGATTCGTTTACGAAAACATTTCAACATAAAGTAGTAATGtgtatacttttttttcttattcatctAACTTGACAATTAGAGAATGAACAATTGTATTGGATTATTTTTGGGGTTTATTTTGGGAATAATTGAATGTAAGTGTTAGATCTTTAATATTTGTCGTTAGACATTATTtacaaagaatattaataataactttgaaataattatgttttttcaaaagaaaCCAGTAATGTttgagaataatttttttatgaaaagacTTGTAATTGTGAAtgtctcaattatttttttgaaaaaagaaaagaaatgaaaggtGTAGCTTATTTCATGCATTGCAATACAAgtacaacaaaacaaaataaaataaaataaaaaagatgaaagGAAAAATATAAAAGCAACAAGACTAATTAATTATGAAGCTTGACATGTCCATGTTGAACTCCTTTGCTTGCAAGACATATATTCCCTTTGTTTTCTCACACATTGTTCTTACATAGGAAACATTGTCTTcaaaatatatgtttgaaaGTCAAGAAAATGAAACTTAAAGAAATCGGAGTCAATCGGAGTCTCGacacaaatattttcatttgctaactaaattttgattcaatttcaTACTTATCGGAAAAGACGTTGAATATCGATTAGGTTATAACAACCATCGTTTTGAGCACAATAAATCGATTGGTGCAAATTTCTAAGGCAAAATAACATATTTGAAACCATTTCCCACATTTGATAATGGACGAATTGTGATGAGAGAAATCATACATTTTAACTGCAAAATGCAAAAGTTTTCTAGGACATCTTATTAAACTCAATTTGAGGAAATAATAGTTAACTCTTTTTGCACCATATATGTTTCTCTTCCTCAAAGGATTTCCAACATGGTTGGTGACATTCATTATCTTTAAATGATTCATGATTGATGAATTGTACCCTTTGGCAcaaatcattcttttttttttgaaaaactaaaCACGTGGTTTGTTTATATGTCGATTAATGACAAAATTATGCataataattcatacaaaaagAAATACCTCAATCGAAAAATATAAACCATTCAAACACATATGCTATGACTTGTGTCTCTATTAATTACTCGAGACATATAAACATTCGAACCAAACACAACCTTATCATGTGTTACTTCCACGGGTTAACCTAGCTAGTCCCACTAGATAGCCAAATCATAGTGCTAAAATTTTGCTAATTATCCTTGATAATGATTGCTTTTATGATGGtaacattattaaatttatatagtaCATAATTTTTCCAAAACACCTATTATTAATGGCTAATAGTACcactaaagaaagaaaaatagtgTCATGGGATGAAGAAAAAGAGAGGTAAAGCACTTTCAATGGTCCCATGGCCCCCATCCCATGTCTCCTCTCTAGCTCCATGATGTGAACCCTTCTCTTTTATCTCTCCCATTCGAACAATAATAATACTCTCTTCATTCCTTCCATTCAAGATCCAACCCTTCTCTCCTTCCAATCTCTCTCGATCTCTCCAAACATGTCAAGCGAGAGAGGGAAAGAATCCGGAGAAGGATCCTCTTCACGATCCATCATTCAtcaacatcaacaacaacaaacaaCACCAACTGGTCAGGCTCACCAGTTGAGTCGCTACGAGTCGCAAAAACGTCGTGATTGGAACACTTTCGGCCAATACCTAAAAAACCAAAGGCCACCGATTGCTATTTCTCAGTGTAATTACAATCATGTACTCGAATTCTTAAGGTACTTGGATCAATTCGGAAAGACCAAAGTTCATGGGCTAGGTTGTGTCTTCTTCGGGCAGCCTGAGCCACCCGGACCATGCACGTGTCCTCTGAGACAGGCATGGGGGAGCCTCGACGCACTCATAGGTCGACTCCGGGCAGCATTCGAGGAGAACGGAGGGCTGCCCGAGACAAACCCTTTTGCTAGTGGGGCCATAAGGGTTTATTTGAGGGAAGTGAGAGATTCTCAATCTAAGGCAAGAGGAATTCCttacaagaagaaaaagaagaagagaaagccTATGGGTGTGAATGATCAAGATGATGCCTCCAAACTGCCTTTGCAGCCTTCTTGAATATTATTGCTTAATGGAGCTCCTGAAGAGGGAAAAAATTGAACAAGATATGGTAATATTACTTTTCTCTCCATCTTCATCTCTTTTTAACTCAAAACTGACCAATCTAAACAAACCCTAATCTGATTATTACCAAACTTTTCAAGAGAttcaaaaccctaaattttCAAATGGTAGGATATAATTAAAGATTAGACAAGGAATAACCTTTTCTCTCCTTTGGTTTCATGCAGAAtcagagattttttttttatggttcATTTGCAAAGTTAGTGTTCCAAATTTGCatatataatactttaatttatcCAAATTCTTTTTTTGGGAGGCACTTTTAGGATTCTGCACGATTTTGTGCCCGCCATGGATGGCCCTTGATCAACATGATCATCATCAATAATATTACCcacataatcataattaattttgaatttgattttaattaattaacagtAAACCCagcatatttaaaaaataaataaacaaaatgatcTAAGACATTGTTTAAGCACAACCAAACTAAAATCAACTAGCtaataccaaaataataataaggaatgcgaattttatttttgtaggtGCATTATGATCtatctataaattattaatcattaatttatatagtttaatataATGGTAGCTAATGCTATTAATGTGTGTCCTTTATATTTTGATTGTACATCATCGTTTCATTTGTCTTGTATCAATCATcaaatagaaatataattaattatatatttgttttaggAAAGATATGATGGTTTAGTACATGCCCGTGAAAACTGATTTTGTCTTGGattcattttttcatatttaatttgtcACAAAATTTAAACTAGACCTGATCAATATTAATGGTCTCTCCATTGATCCCCACAATTGcatatcttaaaaataacatattgttACATAGTTATTCGtttgaaaataatctttttaCACATAATGTTAATAACCCATCATCATTTATACATAACAACCAAAGTCTATACATATCATAATGATGGTCAGAAATATGAAGTGATGAACTTATGCTATTTTGTTTACTATAAATTtttgtgatatatttgttttcaataaaaatgattgaattagttttttttttatcaataaaatgacATGGTGCTAGCTTCTCAAAaatttgtgtgtttttttttttgttaattttttttgttgaattttatGTTCTCTATGTTTAATCCatctaattaatgaattgattgagCTCATGATTCAGGTCATCATATGATTAAAATTTCCATCTTCCCAGATTTTCACCAATTCTTGGAGCTCTTGGTGGGTATTCGAATTTTGCGGCATTTTGACTCTTCCAGGGAAGAATTGAAAAACCTTGAACTATGTTTAAAATGGTATTTTGAATGATTAAGTATTGTATAAATTAATGGTTAGAAGTGATATAAGATGGTGATGAAGACAATCAACAAATTATGCATTTATCCCTTCTTTTCTTCCATATGATGATGATTATTTATGTGATATATcacataaaatttgatatttcttctttctaaaatattagtgataattattaatatgcTTCTATAACTTGTGCATCAATATATCTTCTTGTGTGTTAGTATGTGTAGTCTATGTTttgttaatgatttttatataaGAGACAAAACATCTCGATGATCACAGCTTAGTTTTAAACATAAGTAACTATAGTACCTAATTTGACTTCTGCTTATAGTACAACTTGTGATTTTTCGATGTAAAACATCCTAAACTCTCCAACTTTGATGCATGGTGAATTTATTGTTGCATTCTATTAGGTGCTACTAATCCAAGTATTATGGTCCTTGATTATTGACCATAATTGACCAACATTACACATGGCCCCCCCACATAATTCAAGATGTAGCATTAGTTGTGACACTTTATTTTGTTATCAAGGTTAGATACGATACAAATAGTAATATGACAAACCCGTATATTTGTGGACTAATTAGGTCAACAAAATCCAAGTCCATGAGTTTCTTAAAGAAATAACtcattgttattgttttttttgggtggggaaacgacttagcgtcattttattaaaaaatctcaaaaaaaaaaaaaaccccaCGAGTTGAAGAGATCATTCTAAACAgatctataatgattttgaagttgtatcattctgaataaaagttaaaacgTAACTGAACTATCTGATTACACTGTTTTCGTTTTAATGATTTTAGTAAACAGTAAATTCCAATTTCTGCTgatattctaatttgattttaGTAAACAGTAAATTCCAATTTCTGCTGATATTCTAATTCTGTTCCGTACTTGAAACTTTTCTCAATGTTCCTGTAATTGTTGTGACTTTAATTTGTACTAGTGAAGTTACAATCCATAAACAAGGTAGTGAGAggtcacaaataaataaaaaatggcaTGAATCATGAAATTCTCAACCAACATACATACCTCCAATAAGAACAATAGGAGTCCACAAGTCACTTGATCACTCCAATTAAGGTCACAGTATTTTATTGAAATCTCCCTCTATCGAACCTCTCTTATAccacaaataaatgatttaaatcgATCACCATGTCCGACCCTCTTTTTTATTGctcatttctttttcttttattgcaATTTGGAAATAGTGATGGCTAGGGTTAGCTCGTACTTGATATTCCTTCTCCACTCTCTCTCATTGTCTAAGTTCGTACAAACAATTTAAGATGTTTCTTTCACCGTTTgtgacataattaattaatataaaatttaaatttaaaaatcattacAAGATCTCTTAtgattcttaaaaatatatacattagaCAAATGACTTTCTACACCAAAAGATTCAAGAGGACAATATCATCAATAAATTGTATCTTCTATGCAATTTTGTTTGTGATATCCGAGGTGGGGATATCACACTTAAATAATTGGAAGATAATCTTTTTCACTAAATCATAAGATAACTTGTAAAACTAATTCGATTGTTTTTGAGAAAAACACACTTAGAAGACCAAATTTAATGATCaataaaagtgttttcaaaaaaaaaaaatatcattaagaGTGAGGAAGTTGTGAAAGTATATATATTCACTAGAagaaaacttttcaaaaaatataaataaaagtatttcttGAATTATTTGAGGTGAAAAAAAATAGCTTTATTAAAAGACAAAGTATTGTGGAGATTAAATGTttgtttattaatgtttttacaaaaaataaattctctTTACATATTTTCAAGATACAATTTAGAAATGATTGTGCAATTATCAcccacaataattaatttaattcaacatTTGTAACTTAAGAATGCAAATTTTTTCTATGGATATGGATGCggtttcctttttcttttcttaaattGAGAATACTGATTTCGATATTTAGATATCtactattattatgaatattttaaagaaaCATTAGTTCTtgagtatattattttatagttgAAAAAAACTAATATCATGTAGAATTAATTGCATGAactttaatttactaaaataattcaatcaaattaagaaaatttatgCAAATGAGTTTTAATTGTGCACTAGATGGAGagaattttatatgtataattaatttgtgatacAATAGGTCACAAAAAAACATGGTTAATTAATTATGGTTCTACCTGTAAAATcagaaaaataatgttttttttagtaaattaatatgaaaatgcAAAGTATTATAGATTGGTTGTTGTGTTTTTTCaatttgtgttttatttattattattattattattttgtatatgtaactttaaagataatttatattcattttaaggaaattttaacttaaaaaaagttAACCAAATCTACTTGCACACATGTCCAAATTTAATCCTCAAATTCCTCCATagtcattttcttaaaatttattgaataaaatgaacaaaaataaaagggcaaatacaaaattaataaaaatgaactcAAAATAATCTAAAACTACAAGtcttgtataaaaatattgtacatTCTTCTCAAGccagataatattaaaaattacctCCTCAAATTcattaacataatattattaattcattacGTTCTACaaaaatttatgttatgttataaacaaaaaataattaaataaaaatataagaagatGTCTATTCTTTACTTCTATCCTtttcaatctttttattttataagatgaGTGACATCacatatcatttaatttaaataaggttttgttctgtttgaattattataataaacccaaataaaatcaaacatcatttcatttcacatcacttaattcattaactaaaatactaaaatatcttttattttaaattattatttttattttatttatatatattaaaccatttaactcttttttatcaaaaataattattacctcctcaaaattattaacaattattattttcctCTTCTAGGTTATTAAAATAACCAAATCCGAACAATCTTATTATGAAAATCTTACTAGttcaaattattatctttataGGGTTAATTTGTTATTCAGATATAAGTAAAGGAGCAATTTGGATAATatcatttctttaataaaataaaatagatatcgctaaattgttgaaattaattccctgaaattaaatataatggcaattttcaaaataaatatatattatttaaataattaaagtctTGTTGATGACAGTGTTATAAATGATGACTCATATTACAcatcatttagtttaaataaggtcacaaaatcaaacatcatttcactacacattacttaattcattaactaaaatactaaaatacattctattttaaattattaattttattttatttatatatattaaatcatttaagtttttttatcaaaaataattatcatctcctcaaaattattaacaataattatttttccgctctaagttattaaaataacccaATTCGAATAACCTCttattataaaatcatattagttcaaattattatctttataGGGTTAATTTGTAATTCAGATAAAAGTAAAGGAGCAATTTGGATAATatcatttctttaataaaataaaatagatattgctaaattgttgaaattaattccctgaaattaaatataatggcaattttcaaaacaaatatatattatttaaataattaaatgtctTGTTGATGACAGTGTTATAAAGGTGTTACAAGAAGTGATGGCATTAAATTTTTTCATGTGAATTATTATGATTAGATGACCCACTCATATGATCTTAAATATGATCTTAAGTATGGCCCACTTTTATTTCATTGATTATTTGTTCATTGGATTCCTCTccattaattttatctataatttgtCCCTCTATCTAATTAAACaatgttttcttcttcttcttattttacACCCACTAGTTTTTTTGgcccattttttatttcaatttatagcataatttctataataatataagtttatattctTGAAAAGAATTATTACATTGACCTCATTTAAGATATTATTGAATTGATTtggatatataatttatgagttGCTAAATGATTAATGATACAACTTAGTTATGCTAGGTTTACTATGAGGTTATTCTTTTGATTCGGAAATAGAGAACAATGTGGACAATGATTGACAGATCGAGACGAGCACGATAAGTGACACTTATTTTAGTCGAAATgtcataatattgaaaaaatattcgTCAAACTTCAATCATGTGCATGTGCAGTCATTATGGAGCatcaattaacaaaaaaaaaatttacccATCTAATTGTCATCAAGAAGTAGAGGAAACATTTAATTATTGGAAGagagatttgaaaataaaatgcaGTAAAAagctcaaatattttaaaaaacaagatCAATATTTGTAGGAATCTCTCAAAATGTTAATATGAAACAATGAGAAAAGTCTTAACTTTGATTATtagatcttgtttgataatCATTACTAACTTTCTTTTATTAACTTGTGAGTTCATTACTTATTTTCCTCAATTTTGGTGAGTTGATGAATAACACAAATTTCTTCAAAGAATTGATTTGATTCTATGTCCGATCTTCATTTCGTACTTGATCGGATTCTTCTTTTATTCCTGCGAGAGAATTTGCGTAGTTATTACCCTTTtcttttcaattataaaaatttacaattgttttgaaatataatCAAATCTATTCTAATAACAAAACTATATGatacttttatttgatttttgtaaTTTGAGCTATTCCTCAAAAATAAGTACTCTTTTTTTATTGATCAACTAATTCAAGATAGTTGTTAtccattgtattttttttttgtttccttaatctgtatttgaaaattatatttgcaAACTTTATAAAGATAGTTATAAAAACTCGTTCTTTCATTGTGAAAGAGTACACAGCATGTCTTAGTAGTCTAAAATATGGCGTGCATgattcatgtatattaaaaatagtagaAATTTAAACACAatgagaaaaacataaaataagaaaaataaaaataaatatgttgcCCAATATATCAACGAGCTCGTAGATCTCGATGAGAATACGATTAACTCTATCACCAATAAAAACTCGT
This genomic window contains:
- the LOC124910240 gene encoding protein LIGHT-DEPENDENT SHORT HYPOCOTYLS 10-like, translating into MSSERGKESGEGSSSRSIIHQHQQQQTTPTGQAHQLSRYESQKRRDWNTFGQYLKNQRPPIAISQCNYNHVLEFLRYLDQFGKTKVHGLGCVFFGQPEPPGPCTCPLRQAWGSLDALIGRLRAAFEENGGLPETNPFASGAIRVYLREVRDSQSKARGIPYKKKKKKRKPMGVNDQDDASKLPLQPS